A genomic window from Streptomyces mirabilis includes:
- a CDS encoding MMPL family transporter → MARWCYRHRLVVLLLWVGALLGLGAAASTAGTDYANVFSLPNTDSKRAYDQMEKAFPERAGDTDTVVWKVDTGTVRDQSVQSRIQPALERIGKMAGVGGVTSPYAGDRGAAQISANGRIAYAQITFANQANAVPKQLVQDVVDTAQGARRGGLHVELGGQAIQRVQEPPTGLAEMIGILAAAVVLFLAFGSLFAMLLPIGIAIFGVGTGLFSTQLLSHVTSVPDLAPLLATLIGLGVGIDYALFIVTRHRRGILRGMDPEESAVTALNTSGRAVLFAGGTVCIALAGMLVTNLRFLDGVVIGTSLTVVFSVLAAVTLLPALLGFLGSRVLSRRQRRKLAAEGPEQERASGFAARWSANVQKRPRSIAVMAVVVMAILAIPVLSLRLGATDQGNDDASTTTRKAYDLLAEGFGPGFNGPLQVVSTSGDTNKLVQGIRATDGVAQVAALPPAQGVTVIQVVPTTSPQSEKTDQLIDTLRDKVIPDAGAQAHVGGVTAISKDFSTVTGDRLPLFIATIIGLGFLLLMVAFRSLVVPLTAALMNLIAAAASFGVLVAIFQWGWGLSLLGLGKEGPINAFLPVIMLSLLFGLSMDYQVFLVSRMHEEWVHTKDNARAVRVGLAETSRVINSAALIMVCVFLAFVLSGDSGAAMAGVGLAAAVALDAFILRTALVPAAMHLLGKSNWWLPAGLEKRLPHLAVEPAEEAELPRASTGGPTVVHGFVRDAEGAPVDGAVLTLLSKGGRQLDRVTSLADGSYIVSVPAPGTYLLSATASSYGARARHVIVTDEPLVHDLELTEGEVDAVN, encoded by the coding sequence TCCGTACAGTCCCGGATCCAGCCCGCGCTGGAGAGGATCGGCAAGATGGCGGGGGTCGGCGGCGTGACCAGCCCGTACGCCGGCGACCGGGGCGCGGCGCAGATCAGCGCCAACGGCAGGATCGCCTACGCCCAGATCACCTTCGCCAACCAGGCGAACGCGGTGCCCAAACAGCTGGTGCAGGACGTGGTCGACACCGCACAGGGCGCCCGACGCGGCGGTCTGCACGTCGAGCTGGGCGGTCAGGCGATCCAGCGCGTCCAGGAACCGCCCACCGGACTCGCCGAGATGATCGGCATCCTGGCCGCGGCGGTCGTCCTCTTCCTCGCCTTCGGCTCGCTCTTCGCGATGCTGCTCCCGATCGGCATCGCGATCTTCGGGGTGGGCACGGGCCTGTTCTCCACCCAGCTGCTCAGCCATGTGACGTCGGTGCCCGACCTGGCACCGCTGCTCGCCACGCTGATCGGCCTCGGTGTCGGCATCGACTACGCGCTGTTCATCGTCACCCGGCACCGGCGCGGCATCCTGCGCGGCATGGACCCGGAGGAGTCGGCGGTCACCGCCCTCAACACCTCCGGCCGCGCGGTGCTGTTCGCGGGCGGCACGGTGTGCATCGCGCTCGCCGGGATGCTCGTGACGAACCTGCGCTTCCTGGACGGCGTGGTCATCGGCACCTCGCTCACCGTCGTGTTCAGCGTGCTCGCGGCCGTCACGCTGCTGCCCGCGCTGCTCGGTTTCCTCGGCTCCCGGGTGCTCAGCCGCCGCCAGCGGCGCAAGCTGGCCGCCGAAGGCCCCGAGCAGGAGCGGGCCAGCGGCTTCGCGGCCCGCTGGTCGGCGAACGTCCAGAAGCGCCCGCGCTCGATCGCCGTGATGGCTGTCGTCGTCATGGCGATCCTCGCCATCCCGGTGCTGTCGCTGCGGCTCGGCGCGACCGACCAGGGCAACGACGACGCGTCGACGACGACCCGGAAGGCGTACGACCTCCTCGCGGAGGGCTTCGGCCCCGGCTTCAACGGCCCGCTCCAGGTGGTCTCCACCAGCGGCGACACGAACAAGCTGGTGCAGGGCATCCGCGCGACCGACGGCGTCGCCCAGGTCGCGGCGCTGCCGCCCGCGCAGGGCGTCACGGTGATCCAGGTCGTACCGACCACGTCACCGCAGTCCGAGAAGACGGACCAGCTCATCGACACCCTGCGGGACAAGGTGATCCCGGACGCCGGGGCACAGGCGCACGTCGGCGGTGTGACGGCGATCTCCAAGGACTTCTCGACCGTCACGGGTGACCGGCTGCCACTCTTCATCGCCACCATCATCGGCCTGGGCTTCCTGCTGCTGATGGTCGCCTTCCGCTCCCTGGTGGTGCCCCTGACCGCCGCCCTGATGAACCTGATCGCGGCCGCCGCGTCCTTCGGCGTCCTCGTCGCGATCTTCCAGTGGGGCTGGGGGCTGAGCCTGCTGGGCCTCGGCAAGGAGGGGCCGATCAACGCCTTCCTGCCCGTCATCATGCTCTCCCTCCTCTTCGGCCTCTCCATGGACTACCAGGTGTTCCTGGTGAGCCGGATGCACGAGGAGTGGGTGCACACCAAGGACAACGCGCGGGCGGTCCGGGTCGGCCTCGCGGAGACCAGCCGTGTCATCAACTCCGCCGCTCTGATCATGGTCTGCGTCTTCCTCGCCTTCGTCCTCAGCGGTGACTCGGGGGCGGCGATGGCGGGCGTGGGCCTCGCGGCGGCGGTCGCGCTGGACGCGTTCATTCTCCGTACGGCGCTGGTGCCGGCCGCGATGCATCTGCTGGGCAAGTCCAACTGGTGGCTGCCGGCGGGTCTGGAGAAGCGGTTGCCGCACCTGGCGGTGGAGCCGGCTGAGGAGGCGGAGCTGCCGCGGGCTTCGACGGGAGGACCGACGGTCGTGCACGGCTTCGTCCGTGACGCGGAGGGAGCGCCGGTCGACGGGGCGGTCCTCACCCTGCTCAGCAAGGGCGGGCGTCAACTGGACCGGGTGACCTCACTGGCGGACGGCTCGTACATCGTCTCGGTACCGGCTCCTGGCACGTACCTGCTGTCGGCGACGGCCTCTTCGTACGGAGCCCGCGCCCGGCACGTCATCGTGACCGACGAACCGCTGGTGCACGACCTGGAGTTGACGGAGGGGGAGGTGGACGCCGTCAACTAG